The nucleotide sequence CTCCCAACTGCTGAGGTGTCAACGCATAATCAAGTGCACGGCGAAAGCGGTTTGTGATCTCTGCCAAATTAACATCAACAACTGCACTCTCAACCGGATGTCTTGGTATGGTCTGAACCCACCCAAATTGACGAAACACCCTCTTCGGCAGATATTTCACCATGCGCTCTCCGAATCTCAGCCATCCAGAGTAAAGGCAGACCCGCTCAAACTGATGTGCCTGACGGTGCTCTCCATATGGGGTCATGACAACCCTCGTAAAATCCAGCGCATCGAGATAGTTTATGTAGTGTAGGCCACAAACAAATTTAACATTACATAAACACACAGTTTcataaatatcaacatcattttcacacagattaatattaattaagtgAGTTTATCATTAATAAATACCTTGCCATCACCCGCCTTCCTGGCCACGTGCACATGGTACTTCCAAAGCAGGCCAGTCTCGTGTGGGCCACCAGGATAGTCATCTTGTGGCTCAGGGTCCACcaccttctccttcttctttcgCCTCTGCCGTGGCTCAGCATCTTCCATTTTCTCGTCCATAGCATGCAACTCCTCCTCAAGCTCCTGCTCCTCCATGTGCCGCAAGCCCACAACAGGATGCTCTTGCTGCAAGTCCATATACTCTTGCTGCTCCGGCTGATGCTCGACATCAGCACGGCGTCCTCTAGCACCCCGACGCCTCGGAGGAACACCACCTTCATCCTCCAATTGTTGCCTACGCGCTCTCTTACGGGAAGCATGCCCTGCCTCCCTTACGTGCCGAGTATTAGATGTTGAACCTTCTGTAACATTCAAATTAGGGTAATCAAACATCACAAAACAGAAGCAAAAAAAACGTTATGGGTTTGTCCGGATTTTGAACTCCGAAAATTAACAATCTAGTCCAGAAATCGAACATACCTTACATGATGTTTGACAAGGGTTGAAATGCAGTGCTTTTGAGCAACAAAACTCCAAATTTGGACAAGATTTGTGGTGTTCGGATTTTGGGAtaatgtagagagagagagagagagagagagagagagagagagagagagtgaatggTGAAAGTGAAACTGTAAAAATGGGGGTGAAGTTCCTTTTATACTTTGTAGTTGTCCGGATTTTATAATTCGAAAGGCATTTTCGTAATTTGCATAGGGTGTGCGAAAAGgtcatagggtgggaaaagtaatagtcatttatttattgtattttatagAATTAAGTGAATAGCGTCTTAATTATCATGGCGATGACAATAcattttactttgaaaatttaatatgtCGTTGTTGAGAGAAATGAAGTTTAGtggttattaatattttatgtgaattagaataatgaagagaaaaataaaataataaataatagtgATAGGAGGTGAGAatagaagtaataaaataaatgggAGGAGCGGGGAAGTAAAATTGTGATAAGAGGGGAAGAGAAAataatagtagtaataataGGGGGATCAGCTCAATTCCCTATTATAAATAGAAAGTCAGAAACATTATTGTTGTTGCACTTGAGAATCATAAAGAAGAGGAAAGGAGGAAAACCCTAAATAAGGAGTGTTGAACCAAAGCTGCATATAGGTCGTATCCAATTGATATTGAATAAAAAGTTTCAAACCTGTGTGTGCTGCACAGTTTTGAAATTAAGTAGTTCTCTAGCTAAATGGCCATGGATATGATTCCATGAAAGACTTCACACtgtccaaatttttttaaagtccATAGCAAACCTATGAGGTGTCTCACAGAAATAGAAGTTATATGGGTTTCCCCCATAGGTTGGGTGGATCAAAACGAACATTGATGGATCAACTTTTGGTTCCCCTCCTTCAGCTGCTATTGTCATCATCTTTAGGGATTGCAACTCCAACTTTTTGGGAGGTTTTGTTCAACATATTAGAAATGTAGTTTCTTACACTACTGAGCTTTGCACTTTAATGTTTGTAGTTGAAAAAACTATAGCTCTTATTGGAGCAACTTATGGATAGAAACAGACCCTCGGCTTCTGGTCAATGCTTTCAAGCATTCTAGTCACGTTCCTTGGAGCCTAAGAAATCGTTGGTACAATTGTGTCACCGGTGCTAGTGGAATTAATTGCTTGTGCTCCCATCCTTTTAGATGCTTTGTTAGCTAGGGATTGGTTAGGTTTGCCTTACACTCGACATTCTTTTGTATAAATGGTTCAGGCCTCTCCTACTTATatttggggtttagggtttaaggattattgttaaataagttgtttgtccTTACAAATatcttcaattttgattttaatcactataaaaaatttcagcaAGTTTTGGTCCTTCAAATGTTTTTCGTCACGATTTTcggtctttattttttaatcaactcGTGTGCCCTctatatttttgaatgacttttttaacaacttcttccaaaaaaaaaattagaatttcttaacgaaatataaattcaatatgaattttttaagtgctaaaaacttaaaaatttacatttaattcatcccttgttaaaaaaataaataaacttttgtaAGTGAGGTTTCTCTAATGTACTAAACATGGATGcagaaaataattcaaaatttcaaatgataCACATGAGTTTACGGGTGCGtatgatttgctaaaaaatgaaggacatgacataacaactctagttgtccagtgtttgatttgtaaaactgtttcaggtacaggacaaactggaggcaaaggacaggacaaaaactcatatttttgtccctcaccaaatcacagcacaactttttgtcccacgtaaaagttgtctaaaataccaaaatagcattttgtccctcaaaaatcgtataaaacaaaaaattattcaatgccataaaaaatttgtcctgtgctgttctgccttgtgttgtactgttctgtccagtacttgctgttttgcaaaccaaacacacccgtAATAAGTATGAATCAAAAGTCATGACAGAAAACATTTGGGGGACCAAAACTTGCTTAAGAGTTTTAGAGAGACTAATAAACCaaaatttgagatatttataaagacaaaaaacatgtttaactcatccatacatacatacatacatatacatacatacattcatatatatatatagtcaggatccgttgacaccagatGTCAACGGATTTGTTGACACCAGGTATGAACCGTTGATTTCTTTTGATCTAAAGGCttttatttgttcatttaaAAATTCCATGTGGCCACTCTCATGTGATTACCGTCCCAATTCTCTATTGCTTTCTCTGCCATTTTTATGCCCTGAATATGTGCAATTGACATGTCTATGATTACGCCATCTTTCGATTTTAGTatcaaaaatcaacaacaaccatGATTCACTATCTATTGTTTCTAATTAATTCATAAACTCAATTCCCAcacttttaatttattgataaaCTCAATGGAAGAAATTAACAACAATCATGATTCATGATCCACTATctaatatttgttacattgatACTGTGTAAATAAACTGAAATACCAACCATGGTTCATGATTCACTATCTAATATTTCTAATTTATTCATAAACTCAATTCCCACAcctttaatatcatttttgtttcgatttcataaattaaacttTGCATACATTTTTTGTTAGGATTTACTATCAATATAAGTAATTAACAAAGGGAGTAAAGATTGAACATTGAGAACGAATTCCCACACCTTTAATTTATTCACGACTGGATCTAGTGGAAAGAAAACAAAGCTTTCTAATGGAGTTTTagtaaatttgttaaaaaaaatccaaagtgtttgataaaatagcTACACACGGAGCTCATTTGGAGAACTCTTAATAgcctttgattaaataaaatagagggtttagatttggtgtcaacggatcctgactcatatatatatatatatatatatatatatatatatatatatatatatatatatatatatgtcaaaaATATTCTAGGACTTTTggttcccaaaaaaaaaatcgtctatacttttggtcccttcttTTAAGTCATGTCATTTGTACCctacatatttttgaataaatttttgcaAGAATGTTcagaatattataagaatctttctcaaaaaaatagaatttttaacaaaacatattattatgatgttttaagcgccaaaaaaataaaatttcatattaaatttatgttttgttgaaaaattataatattgttcGGGAGATATGCTTATGATAATCTAAACATAACtgcaaaatcaaaatacaaaattttgaatgatacatatgagttgatttaaaaaaacaGAGTACAAAGTTGTGATGAAAACATTTGCGGtactaaaaattgaaattttttaaagagactaaaactaaaagttaaaatatttatagagaccaaaaagaTATTTCACCTTGTATATAATCTCTTTTATCTTTGGGCAAAAAAGTAGTTCACTAGTGAACTCAAGAGCAACACCAGATCCCTTTGACTAGATAAATTTCTTGCTTGAGCTCCTCTTTGCCTTCCACCTAAGCTGCCCAGTGAAGCCTCATAGGGCAGGATATGATAGAGTCTGGTCATGGAAAAGATTCTCTTCAAGTGAATCAGCCCCTTATATCGGAGCACATACCTTCTTGTCTACTATTAGACAAGAGCTCACTTCAACTAAGTCAGTCATGTCTCATCGTATACCATTTTGTTCTGGAATATTGGGGACTCGCGGTCAATACCAAGGTGTAGGTTGGGGATACTCCTTCGATCTTCCCATTCATTTTCATTGTTAGTGGATCCCTCTTCTCCTAATTCTTTCCATTCTAACAACCAAGAATCCATAATAATTCTTAAATCCATAACACCATATGTTTCATTACAAATGTATTATTTTAGTTATGTGCAGTTCTTAACAAATGATTAATCGtattgattttgatgataaaaCGAGTTTCAATTACTAAAacacttttattaattatagtcaGTGGACTACTTAAATGAATTAAGATACTGAAGTAGGGGAAAAACAATTAACGCTTCATAAATTTTCTAAAGAGACGGTCGATTTGAGATAGAAATATTACAATTGAAACACGACTTTGTCTAACCTACAAGAGTAAATTGATTTTTCACCATGCACAAGTTTATTTTTCCAGCATTAGAACAATaatacttttcatatttcatttaatttaatagtaAACTTTATTTATCTAATGATGAAAATAACCTTATGCATGGTACAAATTTTATCTTTCTTGTGCATAAGAGACTTGGCCTTGAAACTTATAATGAGATCGAAAGAGTAtatgttaatcaaattacaagtATTCGTTTTATGTCTCTTCaaattgtcaaaagaaaaatatcttaTGTCTTTTCAGgttgtgaaaatatttatatttttttgttgctgaAAAGGTTatacaaaaataacatccaGGCTTTTTGCAAGAGGAGATTACATTCTCTTTCTAGTCAATACATTTATGTTATCGCTTAAAATGTAATGTAAGTTGATAGTCAAAATGGTCTACAGATGAATTAAGTTTGAACTGAAATCGAGTTAATTGAATGAAGAATCAATTGAATTAGGAACATTCAAATACGAGTTAGTCAAATATTTCTCAGGTttaaaaagtgtgaaaaaggtCGTGGGGGTGTAAGAATTGGTCGAAGACACATGAAACTAACAATTTGACCTCAACGACTcgtatttcatatttttagctTAAGGTCGTAAAGACAACTATAATCTTGGAATCTTGATCGAAGAGAGAATGCTGCATGAACAAGGTACCAGAAAAGACCGTGAAGCATGTGGAACAATTCCAAATATAGGGCACCACGTGCACACAACAATGATCACAAACTATACGCATTACGCGCAAGTTTAACCAAACTCTTTGCAGACAATGTTCATAACCAATAAGATTATCATTATATGCTCTCAAAATGTTCATAACCAATAATATCATTTGTAAATCAGTGATGCTATATATAGCGAATTGTTTGTCTGGAAAATTGTCGAGCGTGtattttttgagttaaaagGAAACTGCATATCAAGTTGTTTTGACTAAATCTTGGAATTGGTGGAAATCACCTAAGTAGTGGTGATAATCAACCAAATACAATTAGTCGTGAATAGTTCGCGAGAATATCATATCCTTCACTGGATGTAGCATTTTCCtttgtaaatttcttttaagaaatacTCTATCAATCAAACTATCAATTTTCTTGTATTATACCTTTATCTATCTGCATTCATTAATCTATGTTTTTCTTAGTTCATTAACTCTAAAAATCACAATAATTCCTAACACTCTTTGGAGGGGTTAAGAAACTCACAACCCAGTAGTCCCTTCATTGGCGTAATAGCTCGAAGTAAATTGAAATTGTTGAGAGTTATTAGCCGAATCTTCAACTAATTTTCAAGTTCGACAAcaatttaaaacttaaatttaatcattttacgaaaaaatttgtcttaaaaaaaGTAGTGGACAAATCACATAGTAATTGTGGATAAATCACCTGCAATTCGTCAATAGCAACCTAGGTTTCACCTAATACTTGTTTCCGTTAAAGAAGGAAacttaattgcagttttttGAGTGTGCTATttaattttaactattttctaatcAAACATACAcgcataataatattataaatatttgtgtGATGAATCAATGTCTTCTTTTCTATAATCAAAACTCATACGGAGGAtaatatatcaaattaaaacaaaacaaaataaaataaaataaaagatcgATTATACAAAGATTGGGATGCATAAACCATCCACAatcaaacaatatatataatataacattaacatggTCATAAGAtaactaaacaaaaaataatagaaaaacaaaagcaCAACACCTATAGTGGAATCTGAATCCTAGTAGCTTCTTGAACCAAAGCAGTTCTAGCAGTCACAATTTTGCTATTAGAAATTAAAGGAGGATCAAATGTTGTGCAATCTATCCAATCCTTCAAGTACTCTTCTTGTCCCCACATATCTGGAATCCATACTCTTCCACCCATTTCAACTCTATGTCTCTTCAACCTCTCTCTTCCACTTTCTTCTTCCTCAACAATAGGCAAAACCATCTTCTTCAAATATGCTATTTCAATCTTTGtgtcatcttcttcttcttcttctttgagtTGATGAGGTTTCTTCATTTCAAGATCAATTAGGTCATGAGATTTAGTAGATGATTGGTGAGTCATTGTAGTagtatttgtgtttgtgtttgtgttgttcTCTTTCATGCAAAACAGGACCATATTGAAGAATGTATATagtgttgatattttaatttctgtgtgctatgaatattatttttgagtCTTGGTTTTGTGTGACAGTGTATGGGGAAGAAAATTAAAGGCATGAGGAGAATGAAATGAGTGGGAAATTAGTTCACACGTCACCCCACAAGACAAGACTACGAGGGGTTCTTTTGTATGGTATGTGACAAACGTACGTGTCTTGTTTCATGTGGGACTTTTATAATGTGTGGTTTGGAATTTGGATGTTGGTTCTCAACTTGCAAAAATAAGGAATTTTCTATtggaaaatgatatatattgaAAGAGAGTGGTGAGGGATGATCGATACCTTGGATGGATATTTTGGAGGATTGTGAGGTTGACGTTGGTCTTCTATATATCATGTATTCTTGGCTTCTATTTCAATCAATTAGCattgagaatttgattttttggtagggtatacattaattattatatagtagtttatgtcttttattttattgagaaaTGTATGACAAAACTGTAAATGAAGTagtaaaattctaaaaataaaaagcattaCACACCAATAATGTTGGTGTTGGTTGATAATATACATGTTTGAAAAAGTTTCATATTACTTAGAATTATAAAAGAAGAGGGATTGTTTCTTGAAGTACAAGACAAATAAAATGGTTCATTCACTTCTTTACTTTTTGGCTTGACAAGTATTATTTGCCACGAGACTGATtcttaaaatgcaagacaagTAGAGAATGTCTATATATAAGGTATATTTCTTTGTTATGAGATGCATTAGTCAGAAACACTTTAAACTTGTatctaactttttctttttctttttcactctTGTGATTGAATGATGTGAGATGTAGTTAGGTATTTCAAATCAATGTTCCATTGAAAGAAACGGTGGGATAGTGTCTGGctaatgatattaattttaaaacttcAGCCAAAACTATCACCATGATGAAGCAAAGCAATTTGGACTTAACCCTTAATTACATCTCTAAATTTGCAATGATGGActaagtataaatataaatttctttCCAAATGGTTAGAAATATTCACATGCACTAAAAACATTGTGCACTGATCGCAATGAGAAATAATCTTTTCTTTTGGAAGAAAATAATCTTTGTTGTATGAAggttaaaataattttcagaggaaaacattttttttttttttgaagaaagaagaaaacatatatttataggaGGCAAAATAAAAGAATACATATTTGAAAGTACACGgctttaatataatataaaaactattaaatgtttttgaaatacataagttattttaaattttgaaaatgtcaaatttatatattattaaaaaataactaaGTGAATTGTACTCCTAAAAAACTAAGTGAAGTTTGATATCGATTAGAATAAAGTTAcataaaatttgtatattttaatacattttaaagATTAATAATATCTgtcatatatgtttttattggAAAAAATATTGACTAATATTCAACAAAGTATTATatccagaaaaaaaaatcaacaaagtaaagtttttttggttacaaggcaaaaaagtaaaatttaaatttatagttCATTACTTAgttttacctcaaaaaaaattcattacttagttttaaaaataaaaaaaatattttgcaagcTGTGGGGTTTGAACCCACGCGCACTCAGTGCAGTAGGTCTTAAGTCTACCCCCTTAGACCACTCGGGCAAGCCTGCTTTGAGTTAAGTTGAAGAGAGttaatcttttatttaattatttttttgaaagaatgttttatttaattgaatagtAGTTAACttaaggaaaaatatattatttattaagtttaattcaattgatttggaaaaaaagtttcaagtttGACTAAAGGTGTTGAATAAAGTAAAGCTTGAACTAAATCTATATTGAAATGAAGAGTTTATTCTAAAGAATAATATGAGGATGAGGAGGATAAGGAGATGGTAAAATGTAAAAGCTTAATTGGTATcctgaaagaaaaataaaggccTATAATTGGTTAACACTTGACAGATTATATGTTTCAAATGATTTCATATCagttattattattcaatgaatGTTACTTCTTATAACAGATTACAATTATCTTGATgcgcaaattttattttatttttttccatagaAAGGAAAATGTTCATGAAACAAGCTAAAGAATTATAACAAGCTCTAAGCATTAAGAAATATTACCTATACAAGAATACAAGGTAATTGACTTATTCAAATATGTCAACAAGGAAAGCATAAAAGCTGCAATTCTGCAAGAGTCTACATGAACAAACTGAAACTGTATGAACAACTCTTGAATAAAAGCTAAAAAGGAGAAAGACATTGAAGTAGTAACACCTTGACCAATGTTATTTATAACCCCTAAGTAAAAAATGATGCATTGGCGAAGAAATGCACAGAGCATTGGGAAGAAGAGTATTAAACCCTTGGATAGCGTGAGCGTCCTTTCTTCTTTAAGAAATCGGGGATCTCAAACAAACTACCATCATCAGAGAACGAGGAAGGTCGCCGATTGAAATTGATAGTTGTATCTCCCTGAGTGAGCTGACTAGTCTGTGTTTAGAACATGAACCAGAATTATGAGTCTGCATGACATGGATGGAGAGGGATAGAGAGGGAGACTTGAATTATACCTGTAGTGGCTtctcttcatcttcctcttgaCGCTTGAATCCGGTTGCAATTAATGTTATGCTTACCTATATGAAATCAAATGACATGGCTCACCATGTTGATCATATTCCATATGGATTTAATTCATTCACACCGACAATGTAAATATTTAACATTCATACTGATTATACATTCAAATGAAGTTTGAAAAGTATTCAATCCCAAATACCAGCTAAACAAAATATAACCGGAGAAGTTCACAGTACAAGATTTGAACTTGAtcaagtatttattttttccctttGGTCCTTTTCTCTGAATATTACTTGGGTTTTGTGATCCATAACGTGATAAAACGACAGTCTCTATTCCTTTGAGGAcgtggtaattttttttaatgatttcttAAAAGCTACTACTCATACTTAACAATATTAACTCAACACAATGAGAGGATTCTCCTAGAAGATTTTGGGACTGCAAATTGATTGTTGGCTTTTTTCTGTACACAAATATTACAGTTAGTAGTTATGCTAGTAATCAGGGATCGAATCTTGGACCTTCTACTTATATCTCTTTCGATGTCCCTTAGCTCATTAACCAAGTTTATACACTACAATTTAAAGTAAACCATTTCAAATCATTTCTGAATTTCTGAATTTCTTTGCTAAACACTTATATAACTAGGAATGATTGCTGTGTATCTGCTTCTCCTAGGGATATACTGAAATGTGGTAAGTTGCACAATTCATAAATGGTGGAAGTGGCATATAATGCATGGGTGCATGATTTCTTATGATTAATGTCAAAGATTACATccagtaaaaaaattatgttaagtgCATGACTTCTTATGATTAATGTCAACGATTACATCCAGTCAAAAAAAGATGTTAAAGATTACAGTTTAACTTACTTGACCAGTGAGTGAAGGATCTATTACTGCTCCAAAAATCAAATTAGCACTAGGGTCCACGAGATCGTAGATAACTTCTGCAGCAGCATTTACCTGTAaatgattatattaaaaaccaTAGCATACAAAAGGGGCATCATTCATAGCAAGCCTGCAAGAGCATGATGAATTTCATAGACTGATAAAACCCGTAAAATCAAGATAATGAATTTAATGAATACTGATGCACTTGAGGGCTCTACAATGGTGGAAACAGAAAAGTTGAAAGGGATAAACCCTAGTGTGAACACTTCTACAATATTTCATGCTCCTAACCAACTTCTTCCAACAATATTTCGCCATGATTTCCCTACTCACCACTACCCCCCTTATAATAACATTTTCTGACATAATCACAAGGAAAGATACCCATGCGTCCCTATAACTAACTCTGATTCTCTCCCCTGGGTCCCACTTCCTTCTAGATATGCCTAGGTGTCCTATCAGACAGCAGATCATGAATCGCAACGCCTCAAACAAGTATTAGCTCCATTAAAAGTCAAAGTTCACAAAATGATTAATAGAAAAGTAAATCTATGGAAATTTATTCGTTTCAATAAGGAATTTGGAAATTTATTCGTTTCAATAAGGAATTTGGAAATTTATTCGTTTCAATAGGAATTCATTATAATTGATCTCTCAAATTGATATCATATCCACAGAAAGTTCATACTAATTGcaatataaaatatgcaagacaTTATTCCGATGGAACCATGACTATAAGTTACCCGTGCAATGCACAAGTATTATTTGCAAAATTGGCAAAATTACATTAAGAGTCCTTTATCAATTTGGCAAAAttagcaaaataaataagataaataatttttgtcttggaaattgtgtattctactttttgaaagttaaaaaagtgttattttcaatgtaaaatttgacttttctttctacttttagttccttaactagtgccccgggggcactggttaacaagacccataaTTTTATAGGAGCAGAGGGGGAAAGGAAGccaaaataacaacaacaaagagatagaaaaagaaataaaataaaaaattaaaataacatcaTTGGCACAGCTGAAATATATACTTGGCAAAGATTAAAGCACAAGATCACCCTCACCTCATACAAGGTTAGATCACTCCCACCAGTTATGTTCCATACAATTCCAGTAGCCCTTTCAATACCAATATCTAGTAAAGGAGACTGAATAGCATTTAATGCAGCATCTCTTGCCCTTGTTTTCCCTTGAACACACAAAAAATGTCATAAGATAAATTTCAATAATATATGaagttcaaaaattaaaaagcgCTCATAATCCTGAACCAACAGTTGCAGAAAGGAGACTTAAATTGCACTTCAATATtagaataatgaaaaaaataagcaGTGTAGAATTGGTAAAAATTGAAATCTAAATAGCATTGAATCATTTTCAGTTTCCATACATACCAGTTGCAGTCCCTATCCCCATCAGTGAAGAACCAGCATTTGCCATTATAGCTCGAACATCAGCAAAATCTACATTTACCATCCCTGGGATCTGCACTCAGTAAGTATAATCAATGAGCATTATTGATTTTACTTATTACAGAAAGATAATGCATGAACAACAGGAATGCAAAGATCATTAGCAATTTCATACTGTAATAATATCAGATATGCCACGAACGCCCTGTCGAAGAATATCATCAGCAAGATTGAATGCTTCCGTTACAGGGGTAGATTGAGAAACTGCAGTTAATAGCTTGTCGTTTGGAATAACTATTAGAGTATCGACATTATCTCTTAAAGCTGTAATTCCTTCTTGTGCTTGAATGGATCTCTTTCGTCCTTCAAATGAAAAAGGGGTGGTGACAATACCAACAGTCAGTATACCCATTGACTTTGCAACACCAGCAATGATCGGAGCACCTCCTGTGCCGGTTCCACCACCCATTCCGGCCTGCAAAAGTTCATTTTAAGTTTCAAGTTTAGGAAAATGTACAAACAAAGAACAATTTAAAAGAACCGCAAGCACGTCTGttccaaattttgaaaaaattagggTCCATTTACTTctcatttttcttgttttcattttcactctTATTAATAAACACAAGATAATGTAGATTCAATACTCACCTcaccattttcttttataattttttaaaatagatctagcattttcaaaaacattcaaaatggCAAAACATTGTTTCATTGTTTCTAAAAATGCATTCTTTCTAGCTTTCCTTCCACCTTTTCTCTATCACAATTGTT is from Medicago truncatula cultivar Jemalong A17 chromosome 1, MtrunA17r5.0-ANR, whole genome shotgun sequence and encodes:
- the LOC25483821 gene encoding protein BIC1, with the protein product MVLFCMKENNTNTNTNTTTMTHQSSTKSHDLIDLEMKKPHQLKEEEEEDDTKIEIAYLKKMVLPIVEEEESGRERLKRHRVEMGGRVWIPDMWGQEEYLKDWIDCTTFDPPLISNSKIVTARTALVQEATRIQIPL
- the LOC25483823 gene encoding cell division protein FtsZ homolog 2-2, chloroplastic, giving the protein MVTCVSTNFAHSNAINSAGVFNVVRGREFPRRVNFMKIFDRKIGFLGSERKLSLVQVKCSSNSNNGSSYHSHDPFLHLHPEVSMLRGEVSSTVNIPRKGSSSLGEDLSESLGDISSESNYNQAKIKVIGVGGGGSNAVNRMIESSMHGVEFWIVNTDVQAMRMSPVFPENRLQIGLELTRGLGAGGNPETGMNAAKESRESIEEAVYGADMVFVTAGMGGGTGTGGAPIIAGVAKSMGILTVGIVTTPFSFEGRKRSIQAQEGITALRDNVDTLIVIPNDKLLTAVSQSTPVTEAFNLADDILRQGVRGISDIITIPGMVNVDFADVRAIMANAGSSLMGIGTATGKTRARDAALNAIQSPLLDIGIERATGIVWNITGGSDLTLYEVNAAAEVIYDLVDPSANLIFGAVIDPSLTGQVSITLIATGFKRQEEDEEKPLQTSQLTQGDTTINFNRRPSSFSDDGSLFEIPDFLKKKGRSRYPRV